CAAGGCCTATGCCTACGAGATCAGTAAACAGCTGTCGGTGTTTGTTGGTCTGATCATCACCAACTGTATCGTCATGGGTCGCGCGGAAGGCTTTGCGATGCAGAATGGTCCGCTACTGAGCTTCCTGGACGGGATCGGTAATGGTCTGGGCTATTCGGTGATGCTGATCGTCATTGCATTCTTCCGCGAATTGCTGGGCTCTGGCTCTCTGTTCGGCGTGGCGCTGATGCCGGTGGTGAACGATGGTGGCTGGTACGTCCCGAACGGTCTCATGCTGTTGCCGCCGAGTGCCTTCTTTATCATCGGTCTGTCTATCTGGGGCCTTCGTGCCTGGAAACCGGACCAGGTGGAAGCGCCTGATTACAAAATGTCCCGGCACAAAGTTAAGGAGGCCTTCTGATGGAGCATTACATCAGCCTTATCCTGAGGGCCGTCTTTGTTGAAAACATGGCGCTGGCGTTCTTCCTGGGGATGTGTACGTTCCTGGCCATCTCCAAGAAGATCGAAGCTGCGCTGGGTCTCGGTATCGCCGTTATCGTGGTGCTGACCTTGACCGTCCCGGTGAACAACCTGATCTACAACAACGTACTTCGTGAGGGTGCGCTGTCGTGGGCCGGACTTCCCGAGGTGGATCTGAGCTTCCTGGGCCTGCTGACCTATATCGGTGTTATCGCCGCGATGGTTCAGATCATGGAAATGATCCTGGACAAGTACATCCCCGCGCTATATGCCGCCTTGGGTGTTTTCCTGCCATTGATTACCGTGAACTGCGCCATTATGGGTGCCTCACTGTTCATGGTCGAGCGTGACTACACCTTCGGCGAGAGTCTGGTTTACGGCTTCGGCGCCGGTCTGGGCTGGGCGTTGG
The window above is part of the Marinobacter nanhaiticus D15-8W genome. Proteins encoded here:
- a CDS encoding NADH:ubiquinone reductase (Na(+)-transporting) subunit D translates to MADVSAKQVLFEPIFNNNPIALQILGICSALAVTSSLSVTMVMCASVIAVTAFSNLFVSVVRSQIPNSIRIIVQMTIIASLVIVVDQILKAYAYEISKQLSVFVGLIITNCIVMGRAEGFAMQNGPLLSFLDGIGNGLGYSVMLIVIAFFRELLGSGSLFGVALMPVVNDGGWYVPNGLMLLPPSAFFIIGLSIWGLRAWKPDQVEAPDYKMSRHKVKEAF
- the nqrE gene encoding NADH:ubiquinone reductase (Na(+)-transporting) subunit E; this encodes MEHYISLILRAVFVENMALAFFLGMCTFLAISKKIEAALGLGIAVIVVLTLTVPVNNLIYNNVLREGALSWAGLPEVDLSFLGLLTYIGVIAAMVQIMEMILDKYIPALYAALGVFLPLITVNCAIMGASLFMVERDYTFGESLVYGFGAGLGWALAIVALAGIREKLKYSDVPEGLRGLGITFITVGLMSLGFMSFSGISL